In one Tripterygium wilfordii isolate XIE 37 chromosome 22, ASM1340144v1, whole genome shotgun sequence genomic region, the following are encoded:
- the LOC119991656 gene encoding U2 small nuclear ribonucleoprotein A'-like translates to MVRLTADLIWKSPHFFNAIKERELDLRGNKIAVIENLGATEDQFDTIDLSDNEIVKLENFPNLNRLGTLIVNNNRITRINPNIGEFLPKLHSLVLTNNRLVNLVEIDPLASLPRLQFLSLLDNNITKKPNYRLYIIHKLKSLRVLDFRKVKNKERVEAANLFASKEVEEEVKKVSTTTITPTEVSSVSEPAEEQQAPKMVAPTPEQIIAIKAAIVNSQTLEEVARLEKALKSGMIPEDLKIPVGSGGGDTMEEDDTMTSENPKETNVEPKTGEESKDNEATPMEQE, encoded by the exons ATGGTGAGGCTGACGGCGGATCTGATATGGAAAAGTCCGCATTTTTTCAATGCCATAAAGGAGCGGGAATTGGATCTTCgag GTAACAAGATTGCTGTAATCGAGAATTTAGGCGCTACGGAG GACCAATTTGATACCATTGATTTGTCAGACAATGAGATTGTCAAGCTTGAAAACTTTCCCAATCTCAATCGGCTGGGAACTTTGATTGTAAATAACAACCGGATTACTCGTATTAATCCCAACATTGGAG AGTTCTTGCCAAAGCTGCACTCGTTAGTTCTAACTAACAACAGGCTTGTCAACTTGGTGGAGATTGATCCTCTTGCCTCCCTTCCTAGGTTGCAGTTCCTTAGCCTGCTGGATAACAATATCACGAAGAAACCTAATTATCGGCTTTACATAATTCACAAACTAAAGTCGCTTCGGGTTCTGGATTTCAGGAAAGTGAAAAACAAG GAAAGAGTGGAAGCAGCAAATTTGTTTGCATCTAAAGAAGTTGAAGAGGAGGTTAAAAAGGTGTCCACGACGACAATTACTCCTACTGAGGTTTCATCCGTTTCGGAACCGGCAGAGGAACAACAGGCTCCAAAAATGGTTGCCCCAACTCCTGAGCAAATTATAGCTATCAAG GCTGCCATTGTGAATTCTCAAACTCTTGAAGAGGTTGCAAGACTTGAAAAG GCTTTGAAATCAGGCATGATTCCTGAAGATCTGAAAATTCCAGTTGGTAGTGGTGGAGGCGACACAATGGAAGAAGATGACACAATGACTTCGGAGAATCCCAAAGAAACTAATGTTGAGCCAAAGACTGGAGAGGAATCGAAGGACAATGAAGCTACCCCAATGGAGCAG GAATAG
- the LOC119991654 gene encoding eukaryotic peptide chain release factor subunit 1-2-like codes for MADAHETDKNIEIWKIKKLIKALEAARGNGTSMISLIMPPRDQISRVTKMLGDEFGTASNIKSRVNRQSVLGAITSAQQRLKLYNKVPPNGLVLYTGTIVTDDGKEKKVTIDFEPFRPINASLYLCDNKFHTEALNELLESDDKFGFIVMDGNGTLFGTLSGNTREVLHKFTVDLPKKHGRGGQSALRFARLRMEKRHNYVRKTAELATQFYINPATSQPNVSGLILAGSADFKTELSQSDMFDPRLQAKILNVVDVSYGGENGFNQAIELSSEILANVKFIQEKRLIGKYFEEISQDTGKYVFGVDDTMKALEMGAIEILIVWENLDLTRYVLKNSTTGEVTISHFNKEQEANNKNFRDSATNAELEVQEKTSLLEWFANEYKRFGCSLEFVTNKSQEGSQFCRGFGGIGGILRYQLDMRTFDDLSDDGEVYEDSE; via the coding sequence ATGGCAGATGCTCATGAGACTGATAAGAACATTGAGATTTGgaaaatcaagaaattgatTAAGGCGCTGGAAGCTGCAAGGGGCAATGGCACAAGCATGATTTCTCTTATCATGCCTCCTCGCGATCAAATTTCCCGGGTAACTAAGATGCTTGGAGATGAATTTGGAACTGCTTCTAACATCAAAAGTAGGGTCAATCGTCAATCTGTGCTGGGTGCAATCACTTCTGCCCAGCAGAGACTTAAACTTTACAATAAGGTTCCTCCCAATGGGCTTGTTCTTTACACAGGTACTATTGTAACTGATGATGGGAAGGAGAAAAAGGTTACCATTGACTTTGAGCCATTCAGGCCGATTAATGCATCTCTGTACCTCTGCGACAACAAGTTTCACACGGAAGCTCTGAATGAACTGTTGGAATCCGATGACAAGTTTGGTTTCATTGTCATGGATGGTAATGGAACTCTTTTTGGGACTCTCAGTGGTAATACCCGGGAGGTTCTTCATAAATTTACTGTTGACCTCCCAAAGAAACATGGAAGAGGTGGACAATCAGCTCTTCGTTTTGCTCGTCTTAGAATGGAGAAGCGCCATAACTATGTGCGGAAGACTGCTGAACTTGCCACACAGTTTTACATTAATCCTGCCACCAGCCAGCCCAATGTTTCTGGATTAATACTAGCCGGGTCTGCTGACTTCAAGACTGAACTGAGTCAGTCCGATATGTTTGACCCACGGCTTCAAGCAAAAATATTGAATGTGGTTGATGTTTCTTATGGTGGGGAGAATGGTTTTAATCAGGCAATTGAGTTGTCTTCAGAAATTCTGGCCAATGTGAAGTTTATACAAGAGAAGCGCTTGATTGGCAAATATTTTGAGGAGATATCCCAGGATACTGGGAAGTATGTTTTTGGTGTGGATGACACTATGAAGGCTTTAGAGATGGGGGCTATTGAGATTCTTATTGTGTGGGAAAACCTAGACCTTACCAGGTATGTGCTGAAAAATAGCACCACAGGTGAGGTAACCATAAGTCATTTTAACAAAGAGCAGGAAGCCAATAATAAGAACTTCAGGGATTCAGCCACCAATGCTGAACTGGAGGTTCAGGAAAAGACGTCACTGCTTGAGTGGTTTGCTAATGAGTACAAACGGTTTGGTTGCAGTCTTGAGTTTGTTACCAACAAATCTCAAGAAGGATCCCAGTTCTGCCGAGGGTTTGGTGGTATTGGGGGCATTCTCCGCTACCAGCTTGATATGAGAACATTTGATGATCTCTCTGATGATGGTGAAGTTTATGAGGATTCTGAATAG